A genomic window from Blastococcus saxobsidens DD2 includes:
- a CDS encoding DUF58 domain-containing protein, whose amino-acid sequence MGARGRALSALTFRGRCLVGGGLVLALTGAVLGERSLVQLAVFVLALPLLGALTVARSRFRMSTRRTVTPQRVPRGEPAEVLLQLENADTRRGGLWLLTEQVPAALGRPHRFSVAGLAPGATRTVRYRVTGRSRGRYELGPLRLRVVDPFGLVDRTVAGSDTAPLAVVPRVRPLGGGGPGGAHGRGGDGSHRAIAVHGDDDVSVREYRRGDDLRKVHWRATARTGELMVRLEERPWRAQATLLLDTRARAHLVTPARGVPRAVPGPPGDDCPPGDSLEWLVEAAASIGVALAERGAAVRVVTEAGELSPASGLGAEELLDRLAAVGPSRRVDLSAAVASACRAAGNGPLVCLLGAVGPEDVAELVHLRPATGTDTAILLDITGWADAGPGRGRRTGPGAARDALTAQREQAVALLAGAGWRVTTAAAGQDIGEVWAGVAGVPQGAPS is encoded by the coding sequence GTGGGAGCCCGTGGCCGCGCGCTGTCGGCGCTCACCTTCCGCGGTCGCTGCCTGGTCGGCGGCGGACTGGTGCTCGCGCTGACCGGCGCGGTGCTGGGCGAGCGATCGCTGGTGCAGCTGGCCGTCTTCGTCCTGGCCCTGCCGCTGCTGGGCGCCCTCACCGTGGCTCGCAGCCGCTTCCGGATGAGCACCCGGCGCACGGTCACCCCGCAGCGTGTGCCGCGCGGGGAGCCGGCGGAGGTGCTCCTCCAGCTGGAGAACGCCGATACGCGCCGGGGCGGTCTCTGGCTGCTCACCGAGCAGGTACCGGCCGCACTGGGCCGCCCGCACCGCTTCTCGGTGGCCGGGCTGGCCCCGGGCGCCACGAGGACGGTGCGCTACCGGGTGACCGGCCGGAGCCGGGGCCGCTACGAGCTCGGGCCCCTGCGGCTGCGTGTCGTGGACCCCTTCGGGCTGGTCGACCGCACGGTCGCCGGGAGCGACACCGCACCGCTGGCGGTGGTCCCCCGGGTGCGCCCCCTGGGAGGTGGCGGTCCCGGCGGCGCGCACGGACGGGGCGGCGACGGGTCGCACCGGGCGATCGCCGTCCACGGGGACGACGACGTCAGCGTCCGGGAGTACCGGCGGGGGGACGACCTGCGGAAGGTCCACTGGCGGGCGACCGCACGCACCGGGGAGCTCATGGTCCGGCTCGAGGAGCGGCCCTGGCGCGCCCAGGCGACGCTGCTGCTCGACACGCGGGCCCGTGCGCACCTGGTCACGCCGGCGCGCGGGGTTCCCCGTGCGGTCCCCGGGCCGCCCGGCGACGACTGCCCTCCCGGCGACAGCCTGGAGTGGCTCGTCGAGGCGGCGGCGAGCATCGGTGTGGCCCTCGCCGAGCGGGGTGCCGCGGTGCGCGTGGTCACCGAGGCCGGCGAGCTGTCGCCGGCGTCCGGTCTCGGCGCCGAGGAGCTGCTCGACCGGCTGGCCGCCGTGGGGCCGTCGCGGCGGGTCGATCTGTCCGCCGCGGTGGCGTCCGCCTGCCGGGCGGCCGGGAACGGGCCGCTGGTCTGCCTGCTCGGTGCCGTCGGGCCCGAGGACGTGGCCGAGCTGGTGCACCTGCGCCCGGCGACGGGCACCGACACCGCCATCCTGCTGGACATCACCGGCTGGGCGGACGCCGGTCCGGGCCGCGGACGGCGCACCGGCCCGGGCGCCGCCCGTGACGCGCTCACCGCGCAGCGGGAGCAGGCCGTGGCGCTGCTGGCCGGCGCCGGCTGGCGGGTGACCACGGCAGCGGCCGGCCAGGACATCGGCGAGGTCTGGGCCGGGGTGGCCGGCGTGCCGCAGGGAGCGCCGTCGTGA
- a CDS encoding AAA family ATPase: MTEATRSADGTTDASVDVAAEGARIAAGVSRVVQGKDGVVRLALVVLLAEGHLLIEDVPGVGKTTLAKALAGSIDASVRRIQFTPDLLPSDVTGVAVYDQETREFEFKPGAVFANVVVADEINRASPKTQSALLECMEERQVTVDGVSYELARPFIVMATQNPLEMEGTYPLPEAQRDRFTARVSMGYPDPAAELAMLDDRATTDPLAALRPVADAAMVRALVAAVGRLHVSDAVRRYVVALVEATRRSSELRLGASPRAGLQLLRAARASAALDGRDHVLPDDVQALAVPVLAHRLLLSSEATVGRRSTEQVVTSLLGSVPVLRGR, translated from the coding sequence GTGACGGAGGCGACACGGTCCGCCGACGGGACGACCGACGCGTCGGTCGACGTCGCCGCAGAAGGCGCACGGATCGCGGCGGGCGTCAGCCGCGTGGTGCAGGGCAAGGACGGGGTCGTCCGGCTGGCGCTGGTCGTGCTCCTCGCCGAAGGGCACCTGCTCATCGAGGACGTGCCCGGGGTCGGCAAGACCACCCTCGCCAAGGCGCTGGCCGGATCCATCGACGCCAGCGTGCGGCGCATCCAGTTCACGCCCGACCTGCTGCCCAGCGACGTCACCGGCGTCGCGGTGTACGACCAGGAGACCCGGGAGTTCGAGTTCAAGCCCGGGGCGGTCTTCGCCAACGTGGTCGTCGCCGACGAGATCAACCGCGCCTCGCCCAAGACCCAGTCCGCCCTGCTGGAGTGCATGGAGGAGCGGCAGGTGACGGTGGACGGGGTCAGCTACGAGCTGGCCCGTCCCTTCATCGTCATGGCCACGCAGAACCCGCTGGAGATGGAGGGCACCTATCCCCTCCCCGAGGCCCAGCGCGACCGATTCACCGCCCGGGTGTCGATGGGCTACCCCGACCCGGCCGCGGAGCTGGCGATGCTCGACGACCGCGCCACCACCGACCCGCTGGCGGCCCTGCGCCCGGTGGCCGACGCGGCCATGGTGCGTGCCCTGGTCGCCGCGGTCGGCCGGCTGCACGTGTCCGACGCGGTGCGCCGGTACGTGGTGGCGCTGGTGGAGGCCACCCGCCGCTCCTCCGAACTGCGGCTCGGCGCCTCACCACGGGCCGGCCTGCAGCTGCTGCGGGCGGCCCGCGCCTCGGCCGCCCTCGACGGCCGCGACCACGTGCTGCCCGACGACGTCCAGGCCCTCGCCGTCCCGGTGCTCGCCCACCGCCTGCTCCTCAGCAGCGAGGCCACGGTCGGCCGGAGGAGCACCGAGCAGGTGGTCACCTCCCTGCTGGGCTCGGTGCCGGTTCTCCGCGGGCGCTGA
- the mraZ gene encoding division/cell wall cluster transcriptional repressor MraZ, which yields MFVGSYQLRLDEKGRLALPVRFRDQVADGMVIKKGQDRCIYGLTMARVAEQSAAMAAMAPSDTAAARMRARMSFGSMVELEPDKTGRITLPASLREYAHLDRDVVVVGVDTRFEIWDSATWDAYVAEQEAAFADMESEGMPTLS from the coding sequence GTGTTCGTCGGCAGCTACCAGTTGCGGCTCGACGAGAAGGGCCGGCTCGCGCTCCCGGTCCGGTTCCGCGACCAGGTGGCCGACGGCATGGTGATCAAGAAGGGCCAGGACCGCTGCATCTACGGGCTCACCATGGCCCGGGTCGCCGAGCAGAGCGCCGCCATGGCCGCCATGGCCCCCTCCGACACCGCCGCGGCGCGCATGCGCGCCCGCATGAGCTTCGGGTCGATGGTCGAGCTCGAGCCGGACAAGACCGGCCGCATCACTCTCCCCGCGAGCCTGCGCGAGTACGCCCATCTCGACCGCGATGTGGTCGTGGTGGGTGTGGACACGCGCTTCGAGATCTGGGACTCCGCCACCTGGGACGCCTACGTGGCCGAGCAGGAGGCCGCCTTCGCCGACATGGAGAGCGAGGGGATGCCGACGCTGTCGTGA
- the rsmH gene encoding 16S rRNA (cytosine(1402)-N(4))-methyltransferase RsmH has translation MSSTGPAAAPVHVSVLLDRVTELLGPACATEGAVLVDATLGLAGHTLAMLAAHPGLRVVGLDRDPDARAEAARRIEAAGHADRVTVVPAVFDELPEVLDRLGIDEVHGVLFDLGVSSLQLDRPDRGFSYSTDAPLDMRMDPGAPRTAADVVNTYAPADLARVLRVYGEERFASRIAAVIQRERAREPFTRTARLAELVRESIPAATRRTGGHPAKRTFQALRIEVNDELGALERALPAAIDALAVGGRVAALTFHSLEDRIVKQTLAAGAADRTPPGLPVPLPEYGPVLRLLTRGGEAPGADETAGNPRAASARVRAAERIRRAT, from the coding sequence ATGAGCAGCACCGGTCCCGCCGCGGCCCCGGTGCACGTGTCCGTCCTCCTCGACCGCGTCACCGAGCTCCTGGGCCCCGCCTGCGCCACCGAGGGCGCCGTCCTCGTCGATGCCACGCTGGGCCTGGCGGGACACACCCTGGCGATGCTGGCGGCGCATCCGGGCCTCCGGGTCGTCGGGCTGGACCGGGACCCCGACGCGCGCGCCGAGGCGGCCCGCCGGATCGAGGCCGCCGGCCACGCCGACCGCGTCACCGTCGTCCCGGCCGTCTTCGACGAGCTCCCCGAGGTGCTCGACCGCCTCGGCATCGACGAGGTGCACGGCGTCCTGTTCGACCTCGGCGTCTCCTCGCTGCAGCTCGACCGCCCGGACCGGGGATTCAGCTACTCGACCGACGCCCCCCTCGACATGCGGATGGACCCGGGTGCGCCGCGGACCGCCGCCGACGTCGTGAACACCTACGCCCCGGCCGACCTGGCCCGCGTGCTCCGCGTCTACGGCGAGGAGCGCTTCGCCTCCCGCATCGCCGCGGTGATCCAGCGCGAGCGGGCCCGTGAGCCGTTCACCCGTACCGCCCGGCTCGCCGAGCTGGTCCGCGAGTCCATCCCGGCCGCCACCCGGCGGACCGGCGGGCACCCGGCGAAGCGGACCTTCCAGGCCCTGCGCATCGAGGTCAACGACGAGCTGGGCGCCCTCGAGCGGGCTCTTCCGGCCGCGATCGACGCCCTGGCGGTCGGCGGTCGCGTCGCCGCCCTCACCTTCCACTCCCTGGAGGATCGGATCGTGAAGCAGACGCTGGCCGCCGGAGCCGCCGACCGGACGCCGCCCGGGCTGCCGGTGCCGCTCCCCGAGTACGGGCCGGTGCTGCGCCTGCTGACCCGCGGCGGCGAGGCGCCGGGCGCCGACGAGACGGCCGGCAACCCCCGTGCCGCCTCGGCCCGGGTGCGGGCCGCCGAGCGCATCCGGCGGGCGACGTGA
- a CDS encoding peptidoglycan D,D-transpeptidase FtsI family protein yields the protein MSRRAPGTRRSGAGLSVDQRGRRNKVGLVVLITLLLVVVGRLVVLQGIDGAAYASAAEQDRLRTYPIAAIRGEVLDRSGKPLAYTVDASRVVADPTVVRDPARTALALTTLLDVPVPELTEKLSADGRYVVLATQVTPETTDAIADLGLSGILFEDDPVRLYPSGAVGGQVVGFVGSDGTGLAGIEQTFEEQLSGTPGRRTVEVGSGGNPIPSGIDESLPATDGHDVTLTLDQDLQFATDERLGQACTDGATTRASAVVLEVASGQVAAMGSCPGYDPGAYSRTDPDLLGNSVISDVFEPGSVMKAVTLAAAVEEGLATPDRVLSVDGHIEAGDRVVRDAHDHDPVDWTVTGILAKSSNVGTIMLAREVGDGKLEEYLRAFGVGEKTGIELPGESRGILESSAEWTESRAANVPIGQGVSVTTLQMASVYQAIANGGVRVEPRLVTSVTSPGGRSTATPEPARTRVVSESTAEALAYMLEAVVGPGGTAPLAQIEGFRVAGKTGTAQRANPECNCYAGGGYVTTFVGFAPADDPQYVVAVDLERPTSDAEGGQVAAPVFADIMRAALTADRVVPSGTARPEFELTGAP from the coding sequence GTGTCCCGCCGTGCCCCCGGCACGCGGCGGAGCGGAGCCGGGCTGTCGGTCGACCAGCGCGGCCGCCGGAACAAGGTGGGCCTGGTCGTCCTGATCACCCTGCTCCTGGTCGTCGTCGGGCGATTGGTGGTCCTGCAGGGCATCGACGGCGCCGCCTACGCCAGCGCCGCGGAGCAGGACCGGCTGCGCACCTACCCGATCGCGGCCATCCGCGGGGAGGTCCTCGACCGGTCCGGGAAGCCGCTGGCCTACACCGTGGACGCCTCGCGCGTGGTGGCCGACCCGACCGTCGTCCGTGACCCGGCCCGCACGGCCCTGGCACTGACCACCCTGCTCGACGTCCCCGTTCCCGAGCTCACGGAGAAGCTCTCCGCGGACGGCCGGTACGTCGTCCTGGCGACCCAGGTGACGCCGGAGACGACCGATGCCATCGCCGACCTCGGGCTGTCCGGCATCCTCTTCGAGGACGACCCGGTCCGGCTGTACCCCTCCGGCGCCGTCGGCGGCCAGGTGGTCGGCTTCGTGGGGAGCGACGGCACCGGGCTCGCCGGGATCGAGCAGACCTTCGAGGAGCAGTTGTCGGGCACGCCCGGCCGGCGCACCGTGGAGGTCGGCAGCGGGGGCAATCCCATCCCGTCGGGCATCGACGAGTCCCTCCCGGCGACCGACGGCCACGACGTCACGCTGACCCTCGACCAGGACCTCCAGTTCGCCACCGACGAGCGGCTGGGCCAGGCGTGCACCGACGGCGCGACCACGCGGGCCTCCGCGGTCGTCCTCGAGGTCGCCTCCGGGCAGGTCGCGGCCATGGGCTCCTGCCCTGGCTACGACCCGGGCGCGTACTCCCGCACCGACCCCGACCTGCTGGGCAACTCCGTCATCTCCGACGTGTTCGAGCCCGGGTCGGTCATGAAGGCCGTGACGCTGGCCGCCGCCGTGGAGGAAGGGCTGGCCACGCCGGACCGGGTGCTCTCGGTCGACGGGCACATCGAGGCGGGCGACCGCGTGGTCCGGGACGCGCACGACCACGACCCGGTGGACTGGACGGTCACCGGCATCCTCGCGAAGTCCAGCAACGTCGGCACGATCATGCTGGCCCGCGAGGTCGGCGACGGAAAGCTCGAGGAGTACCTGCGGGCCTTCGGCGTGGGGGAGAAGACCGGCATCGAGCTCCCGGGTGAGAGCCGGGGCATCCTCGAGAGCTCCGCGGAGTGGACCGAGAGCCGTGCGGCCAACGTGCCCATCGGCCAGGGCGTCTCGGTCACCACGCTGCAGATGGCGTCCGTCTACCAGGCGATCGCGAACGGGGGCGTACGCGTCGAGCCACGCCTCGTGACCTCGGTGACCAGCCCGGGCGGCCGGTCCACGGCCACCCCCGAGCCCGCCCGCACCCGGGTGGTCAGCGAGTCCACCGCCGAGGCGCTCGCCTACATGCTCGAGGCCGTCGTCGGTCCCGGTGGCACGGCGCCGCTGGCCCAGATCGAGGGCTTCCGGGTGGCCGGGAAGACCGGTACCGCGCAGCGGGCCAATCCGGAGTGCAACTGCTACGCCGGCGGCGGTTACGTGACCACGTTCGTCGGATTCGCCCCCGCCGACGACCCGCAGTACGTCGTCGCCGTCGACCTGGAGCGCCCGACCAGCGACGCCGAGGGCGGCCAGGTCGCCGCCCCGGTCTTCGCCGACATCATGCGGGCCGCCCTGACCGCCGACCGCGTGGTGCCCTCGGGCACCGCCCGCCCCGAGTTCGAGCTGACCGGCGCCCCCTGA